Proteins encoded by one window of Paenibacillus sp. DCT19:
- a CDS encoding ABC transporter ATP-binding protein, with translation MNMIIDVQHVSWRRGALTLLNDVRWSVRKGEHWALLGLNGSGKTTLLNMITGYQWPSEGKISVLGHAYGDVDLRQLRKSIGWVSSSLQEKLHGSDRTQHVVISGKHATIGLYDQCSDEDLEQAKELMNTLGCQHLWDREYRTCSQGEKQKLLIARALMANPRILILDEPCNGLDLFSRERLLESIHNLTLRPDAPSLIYVTHHTEEILPVFSHSLLLRRGEVVNQGLTSELMNADVLSQFFEAPVEVDRHGDRVYVRAAEQ, from the coding sequence ATGAATATGATAATTGATGTGCAGCACGTGTCCTGGCGAAGAGGAGCGCTTACCTTGTTGAATGATGTCCGTTGGTCCGTCCGCAAGGGTGAGCATTGGGCACTTCTCGGTCTGAATGGTTCAGGGAAAACGACACTGCTTAACATGATTACCGGCTATCAATGGCCGTCTGAAGGTAAGATCTCTGTGCTTGGACATGCCTACGGGGATGTCGATTTGCGGCAGCTTCGGAAGTCGATTGGATGGGTCAGCTCTTCACTACAGGAGAAATTACATGGAAGCGACCGAACGCAGCATGTTGTTATTAGTGGAAAGCATGCCACCATTGGGCTGTATGATCAATGTTCGGATGAGGATCTCGAACAGGCGAAAGAGCTGATGAATACGCTCGGCTGCCAACATCTATGGGATCGAGAGTATCGCACATGTTCTCAAGGGGAGAAGCAGAAGCTACTCATTGCGAGAGCGCTGATGGCCAACCCACGTATCCTGATTCTGGACGAGCCTTGCAATGGCCTTGATCTATTCTCTAGAGAACGACTACTGGAGAGCATTCATAATCTGACCCTGCGTCCTGATGCTCCTTCTCTCATTTATGTTACACATCATACAGAAGAGATTTTGCCTGTATTTAGCCATAGTCTGCTACTTCGTAGAGGTGAGGTTGTAAACCAGGGGTTAACCAGCGAGTTGATGAATGCCGACGTGCTCAGTCAATTCTTCGAAGCTCCAGTTGAGGTTGATCGACATGGGGATCGTGTGTATGTCAGGGCAGCAGAACAATAA
- a CDS encoding class I SAM-dependent methyltransferase has protein sequence MGLVNRGSDFYDNEANFEKYMERRRWQENANDTLEKPIMLELIGDVAGKSVLDLGCGDAKFGAELLGVKHQAASYTGVEGSVNMVDAARESIKGMNAQIKQAFLEDWNDEAQTYDVAISRLAIHYIEDIDSLFQKVYHTLKAGGTFSFSVEHPVITSTLQPSGTRTNWIVDQYFIEGFREQQWLGGSVKKMHRALESYYIALQKAGFRVEHLRESAPQRQHFVNEETYLRRQRIPLFLFLSARK, from the coding sequence ATGGGGCTGGTTAACAGGGGATCGGATTTCTATGATAATGAGGCTAACTTTGAGAAGTATATGGAGCGACGGCGGTGGCAGGAGAATGCGAACGATACGCTGGAGAAGCCCATTATGCTGGAGTTAATTGGGGACGTCGCAGGCAAAAGCGTATTAGATCTAGGATGTGGTGATGCCAAGTTTGGTGCAGAATTGCTTGGAGTGAAACATCAGGCGGCTAGCTACACCGGGGTTGAGGGATCGGTCAATATGGTAGATGCAGCTCGTGAGTCGATTAAAGGCATGAATGCTCAGATCAAGCAAGCGTTCCTTGAGGACTGGAATGATGAGGCGCAGACCTATGACGTGGCAATATCCAGATTAGCCATTCACTACATCGAAGATATAGATAGCCTATTCCAAAAGGTGTATCACACCTTAAAGGCCGGAGGAACGTTCAGTTTTTCGGTTGAACATCCAGTAATCACATCCACCTTACAGCCTTCAGGTACTCGCACGAACTGGATCGTAGATCAATATTTCATCGAAGGGTTTCGAGAGCAACAGTGGTTAGGTGGTTCGGTGAAGAAGATGCACCGTGCACTTGAATCATACTACATAGCATTACAGAAGGCGGGTTTCCGTGTGGAGCATCTACGGGAGTCAGCACCACAGCGTCAGCATTTTGTGAATGAAGAGACGTATCTGCGGCGTCAGCGGATTCCGCTATTTTTATTCTTATCAGCTCGCAAATAA
- a CDS encoding glycosyltransferase, translating to MADILLLLSIFSIWIAVFESILIMTGAIRFIHKQEKIGVHIPKDMDHYPTVTVMVPAHNEGLVIVATVEHILQMNYPEEKVQVIVIADNCTDDTAAKLHAFLSKTRYVHRDVTVMERKGTGGKSGALNDGLELATGEWICIFDADAAPERNSLMFLAQKSLEDPEKYGVVYGRNKARNRGQNFLSKCINLELVTAQRVYHTGLWELFKLGTIPGTNYIIKTELIREIGGWDVTAITEDTALSFDILARGQLIALAPQAEAYQQEPEKLSVYMKQRERWAKGNYQVVMDNFLNLFNRTNWRSKVLLLYYAISYFWFMIAIIVSDIIFIVNLVFRIIGIFNPAVSSPFQFSGDVYVYLVIAWALMYYIYVLQINLALASDIGQSNIRNFIYACLSYFTYAQLFILISVKASYSLTMDKIRKRESKWYKTQRFG from the coding sequence GTGGCTGATATTCTTTTACTGTTATCAATTTTTAGTATCTGGATAGCTGTATTTGAGTCCATCCTCATCATGACGGGAGCCATTCGTTTCATTCATAAACAGGAGAAAATAGGCGTTCATATTCCTAAAGATATGGATCATTATCCGACAGTAACGGTTATGGTACCTGCTCATAATGAGGGTTTGGTCATTGTAGCTACCGTGGAACATATATTGCAGATGAATTATCCCGAAGAGAAGGTACAGGTTATTGTTATTGCCGATAACTGCACAGATGATACCGCGGCGAAGCTGCATGCCTTCCTAAGCAAAACCCGTTATGTCCATCGTGATGTGACTGTGATGGAGCGCAAAGGAACTGGAGGAAAGTCCGGTGCATTAAATGACGGATTGGAGCTAGCAACAGGGGAATGGATTTGCATTTTCGATGCTGATGCAGCTCCAGAGCGCAATTCGTTAATGTTTCTAGCACAGAAGTCATTGGAAGACCCTGAGAAGTATGGCGTCGTATATGGAAGAAACAAAGCTCGGAACAGAGGGCAGAACTTCCTCTCCAAATGTATTAACTTGGAGCTTGTTACGGCACAACGTGTCTATCACACCGGCCTCTGGGAGTTGTTCAAGCTAGGCACCATTCCAGGTACAAACTATATTATTAAAACAGAACTCATCCGTGAGATCGGTGGTTGGGATGTTACAGCCATTACCGAAGACACAGCACTTTCTTTTGACATTCTCGCTCGCGGGCAATTAATTGCACTGGCTCCCCAAGCTGAGGCGTACCAACAGGAGCCTGAGAAGCTCAGTGTATACATGAAACAGCGTGAACGTTGGGCAAAAGGAAACTACCAGGTGGTTATGGATAATTTTCTGAACCTGTTCAACCGCACAAACTGGCGTAGTAAGGTATTATTGCTCTACTATGCTATCAGCTATTTTTGGTTTATGATTGCGATCATCGTATCGGATATTATTTTTATCGTTAACCTCGTGTTTCGTATCATCGGTATATTTAATCCAGCGGTAAGTTCTCCGTTCCAGTTCTCTGGAGACGTGTATGTGTATCTTGTCATCGCTTGGGCATTAATGTACTACATTTATGTGCTGCAGATTAATCTCGCCCTGGCTTCTGATATTGGACAGAGCAATATACGCAATTTCATATATGCCTGCCTATCTTACTTTACCTATGCACAGTTATTTATCCTCATCTCCGTTAAGGCATCTTATTCGTTAACGATGGATAAGATTCGGAAGCGTGAGAGCAAGTGGTATAAGACACAACGTTTTGGATAA
- a CDS encoding diguanylate cyclase, which yields MRNKAPIRRIGWGYASLIGLAVIQQLIVYLKIYMNQSFTTLDAIFSMVSLGALVLGFILPVGVSVVVVFVYLVTYFVWLVTYADVNVLTFSWWLLIPANVAVAAFIKASLVRSARIMDRLQEMQDRNPEIDLDTSLGNKDALADTVIKQSNLAKRYSEQYGFSMAMFKIEFLPLVMESLGSVRYAQFLLELSSTIQKQIRFEDYKFFVDRGRFVILCPMVNVEYLPVLTQRIKTAMMDLSFIDKKGNELQTVIRSGALIFQKENFNKYEDIDAVIAALERNTETDLIGEYI from the coding sequence ATGAGAAATAAAGCACCTATTCGCCGTATTGGATGGGGATATGCCAGCTTGATTGGATTAGCCGTAATTCAGCAGCTTATTGTATATCTTAAGATTTATATGAATCAAAGTTTTACCACGTTGGATGCCATTTTTAGTATGGTGTCACTAGGTGCACTGGTTCTAGGTTTTATACTACCTGTCGGTGTGTCAGTTGTTGTCGTATTTGTGTACCTGGTTACTTACTTTGTGTGGTTGGTAACTTATGCCGATGTTAATGTGCTTACATTCTCATGGTGGTTACTCATTCCCGCTAATGTTGCTGTGGCTGCATTCATTAAGGCGAGTCTTGTGCGGAGCGCACGAATTATGGATCGCTTGCAGGAGATGCAGGATCGTAATCCAGAGATCGATCTCGATACCTCTCTTGGAAACAAGGATGCACTTGCGGATACGGTTATCAAGCAGAGTAACCTTGCCAAAAGGTATTCCGAGCAGTATGGATTTAGTATGGCGATGTTTAAAATTGAATTTCTACCCTTGGTTATGGAATCTCTCGGATCAGTGAGATATGCGCAGTTTCTGTTGGAGTTGTCCAGCACGATCCAGAAGCAGATCCGATTTGAGGATTACAAATTTTTTGTAGATCGTGGGCGTTTTGTCATTCTATGTCCGATGGTGAACGTAGAGTATCTTCCGGTGCTAACTCAGCGGATCAAAACTGCGATGATGGATCTATCTTTTATTGATAAGAAGGGAAATGAACTACAGACGGTTATTCGCTCAGGAGCACTCATATTTCAGAAAGAAAATTTCAATAAATACGAAGATATTGATGCGGTTATTGCTGCGCTTGAACGGAACACAGAGACAGATCTCATTGGTGAATATATCTAA
- a CDS encoding glycosyl hydrolase family 8, which translates to MRNISRKGLLWLLIVVASITAGSMIYIKGQWVVDERSPTVAFVQHHMTNPNGTLASYLQDATSEEPDIVAGREALSESLGLWMQYAIAKNDEALFKQNYDLLTTYYLMPQKYIAWKLDAEGESSVTTNALGDDLRIIGALLSAAELWEQDKASVLETAAELTKTLNQSVQMEGYYVDFHDFSNGISSDTLSLAYVDLPALKAMEQYELIEPGTYEKYEYLLKSMPDDGVFYPKSFNVTSKTYIYDDKVNLIDQLIVANHLATTSHQPDKLISFLKKEFKTRKQLAGQYKRSDHTPVVAYESPSVYGLAILLAIKSGDPKWAKQLYNHMITFRSQDPNYPGGYVFNGNTHAFDNLFPLIAETELQKYLRK; encoded by the coding sequence ATGAGGAACATAAGCCGGAAAGGACTGCTATGGCTGCTTATTGTCGTTGCTAGTATTACGGCAGGGTCGATGATCTATATAAAGGGGCAATGGGTAGTGGATGAACGTTCTCCAACGGTTGCATTTGTGCAGCATCATATGACCAATCCGAACGGTACGCTGGCTTCTTACCTACAGGATGCTACATCGGAGGAACCTGATATTGTAGCAGGACGGGAAGCATTATCAGAGTCCCTGGGATTATGGATGCAATACGCTATCGCCAAGAACGATGAGGCGTTGTTCAAGCAAAACTATGATCTGCTAACGACCTATTATCTAATGCCGCAGAAATATATAGCCTGGAAGCTTGATGCTGAAGGGGAATCTTCGGTGACTACCAATGCGCTAGGGGATGATCTGCGAATCATAGGTGCGTTGCTATCGGCTGCTGAACTGTGGGAACAGGACAAGGCCAGCGTACTAGAGACGGCTGCCGAACTCACCAAAACACTGAATCAGTCGGTGCAGATGGAAGGCTATTATGTCGATTTTCATGATTTCTCGAATGGAATTTCATCGGATACCTTAAGTTTGGCTTACGTGGATTTACCAGCGTTGAAAGCGATGGAGCAGTATGAATTGATTGAGCCAGGGACGTACGAGAAGTACGAGTATTTGCTAAAAAGCATGCCGGATGATGGTGTATTCTATCCCAAATCGTTCAATGTGACCTCCAAAACGTATATCTATGATGACAAGGTAAACCTGATTGATCAATTAATTGTGGCGAATCATCTGGCAACAACCAGTCACCAACCGGATAAGCTCATTTCTTTCCTGAAGAAAGAATTTAAGACCCGGAAGCAGCTAGCTGGACAATATAAACGAAGTGACCATACACCCGTCGTTGCGTATGAATCTCCATCTGTATATGGACTTGCGATTCTACTTGCGATCAAGTCAGGTGATCCAAAATGGGCTAAACAACTGTATAACCATATGATCACATTCCGAAGCCAGGATCCCAATTATCCCGGTGGTTACGTATTTAACGGGAACACACATGCTTTTGATAACCTTTTTCCATTAATTGCTGAGACAGAATTGCAAAAATACCTTCGAAAGTAA
- a CDS encoding MarR family winged helix-turn-helix transcriptional regulator, whose protein sequence is MKDVLREIGMIARCLDSISNVEFQHLNLSRGQYLYLYRICENPGIIPNQLAELIKVDRTTAARAISKLESDGFISKRSAVDNKKNKELYPTEAGLEAWEFIRREGVHSDQVTLAGLTKEEIETAVSLLRRMRHNIEVDWRFVKKGGRRPYMDQEE, encoded by the coding sequence TTGAAGGACGTATTGCGTGAAATTGGCATGATTGCACGTTGTCTGGATTCCATTAGTAATGTTGAATTCCAACATTTGAATTTATCACGGGGGCAGTATCTCTACCTTTATCGCATATGTGAGAACCCGGGAATTATCCCGAACCAGCTCGCTGAACTCATCAAGGTTGACCGAACTACGGCAGCTCGTGCAATCAGCAAACTGGAATCCGACGGATTTATTAGTAAGCGTTCGGCGGTGGATAACAAAAAAAATAAAGAGTTATATCCAACAGAGGCTGGTCTGGAGGCGTGGGAGTTTATACGCAGAGAAGGGGTGCACTCTGATCAAGTTACACTGGCGGGATTAACGAAAGAAGAGATCGAGACGGCCGTCTCTTTGTTACGCCGGATGCGTCATAACATTGAGGTTGATTGGCGGTTCGTGAAGAAGGGTGGGCGTAGACCGTATATGGATCAGGAGGAATGA
- a CDS encoding GNAT family N-acetyltransferase: protein MNTTVVEVNNQELLEACFAIRMAIFVEEQGVPAEDEFDAYDALDTEARHILLYVDGVPAASSRLRIVDDVAKLERICVMLEYRKHGLGRVLIDKLEQMALDQGLAKAKLHAQVQASGFYERLGYTPASDVFLEDGIPHLLMVKPLK, encoded by the coding sequence ATGAACACCACTGTTGTTGAAGTCAACAATCAAGAATTACTCGAAGCCTGTTTCGCCATTCGCATGGCTATTTTTGTGGAGGAGCAAGGGGTTCCGGCAGAAGATGAATTCGATGCTTATGACGCATTAGATACGGAAGCTCGCCACATTCTTCTCTATGTAGACGGAGTGCCTGCCGCTTCCTCCCGATTGCGGATCGTTGATGACGTTGCCAAGCTGGAGCGAATCTGTGTCATGCTGGAATACCGTAAACATGGTCTTGGCCGTGTACTGATCGACAAGCTGGAGCAAATGGCGCTAGACCAAGGACTGGCAAAAGCCAAGCTACACGCGCAGGTGCAAGCCTCCGGTTTCTATGAACGTCTGGGGTACACGCCAGCATCCGATGTATTTTTGGAAGATGGCATTCCGCATCTACTGATGGTCAAACCACTTAAATAA
- the rlmN gene encoding 23S rRNA (adenine(2503)-C(2))-methyltransferase RlmN — MNQSSIYGLTLEQLRSWLPEHGQKKSRASRIWEWLYQERVHQFTDMTDVRQECLDVISEHFTMNSLSEHVKQESADGTVKFLLRLQDGNLIETVLMRQKYGLTVCVTTQVGCNIGCSFCASGLIKKSRDLTGGEIVEQIMHVQRHLDAAGQGERVTNVVVMGIGEPFDNFQNMTDFIEVIKERKGLAIAAKRITVSTSGLPDKIKEFADSSLQVNLAISLHAPNNELRTHIMKINRAFPIEQLMDAVDYYLATTNKRIMFEYILLRDVNDQREHAAELAELLSSRKSMVSVNLIPYNPVDEHSQYQRSTEESILGFYDTLKKNNINATVRMEHGTDIDAACGQLRSKQMKNNAPGPQSGRLALG; from the coding sequence ATGAACCAATCATCCATTTATGGATTAACATTAGAGCAATTACGTTCCTGGTTGCCGGAACACGGGCAGAAGAAATCCCGTGCCTCCCGCATCTGGGAATGGTTATATCAAGAGCGTGTGCATCAGTTTACAGACATGACCGATGTGCGCCAGGAATGTCTGGACGTGATCTCCGAACACTTCACGATGAACTCTCTGAGTGAACATGTGAAGCAGGAATCGGCAGACGGTACAGTGAAGTTTTTGCTGCGTTTGCAGGATGGAAACCTGATCGAAACGGTACTCATGCGTCAAAAGTACGGTCTCACTGTATGTGTGACCACCCAGGTGGGCTGTAATATCGGCTGCAGCTTCTGCGCGAGTGGATTGATCAAGAAAAGCCGTGACCTGACTGGTGGCGAGATTGTAGAACAGATCATGCATGTGCAGCGGCATCTCGATGCAGCAGGTCAAGGTGAGCGAGTTACCAACGTTGTTGTAATGGGAATCGGTGAGCCATTCGATAACTTCCAGAACATGACGGATTTCATCGAAGTGATCAAGGAGCGCAAAGGGCTTGCCATTGCTGCGAAGCGGATCACCGTGTCCACGAGTGGTTTGCCAGACAAGATCAAAGAGTTTGCAGACAGCAGTCTCCAGGTCAATCTGGCCATTTCCCTCCATGCACCGAATAATGAGCTGCGTACACACATCATGAAGATCAACCGGGCGTTCCCGATTGAGCAGTTGATGGATGCTGTTGATTACTATCTAGCAACAACGAATAAACGCATCATGTTCGAGTACATCCTGCTACGTGATGTGAACGACCAACGCGAGCATGCTGCTGAGCTGGCTGAACTGCTGTCCAGTCGGAAGAGTATGGTCAGTGTTAACCTGATTCCATACAATCCGGTGGATGAGCATAGCCAGTATCAACGGAGCACAGAGGAATCCATTCTGGGTTTCTATGATACGCTCAAAAAGAACAACATTAACGCTACGGTGCGTATGGAGCATGGTACAGATATCGATGCAGCCTGCGGACAATTGCGTAGTAAACAGATGAAAAATAACGCGCCTGGTCCGCAATCGGGTCGCCTCGCTCTTGGCTAG
- a CDS encoding sodium-dependent transporter yields the protein MNFSKSHLEQNNSGKGERFSRAGFILAAIGSSVGLGNMWKFPYITGENGGAAFFLLFIVCLLLIGLPVLLAELAIGRSGRGSAATAFIKAGGHKGWLAAGLLQVLTPFIILSFYVIIAGWTLQYAITSFSGSLFSNADFGGQFDSFIGGYMPIVWQLVSVLITGWIVAKGVSNGIEKFNKVLIPAMLVLLIILMIRAITLPGAGAGVSFFLNPDFSQLTTESALVALGHAFFSLSLGMGILVTYGSYVDKNQSLGAATVAVGAGDLIYAFIAGLIIFPTTFSFGIAPDQGPKLIFVALPAAFSAMPLGFLFGGLFFILLAIAALTSAVSLLEVPVKYFMERLSWSRSRAVWVISLAVFIVGLPSALSMGLVPEFNINGTNLFDWMDFMASNIMLPVGGLLVTIFAGYFWKTAAEASGLKSGWFKVWLFMLRYVAPILVLLVLLHTSGIIHF from the coding sequence ATGAATTTCAGTAAGTCACATCTAGAACAGAACAACTCGGGTAAGGGTGAACGATTCTCCCGTGCAGGATTCATTTTGGCTGCCATCGGTAGTTCAGTTGGTCTTGGTAACATGTGGAAGTTCCCGTATATTACGGGAGAGAATGGAGGCGCAGCGTTTTTCCTGCTCTTTATCGTCTGTCTGTTACTCATTGGCCTGCCTGTGTTGCTGGCGGAACTTGCGATTGGTCGAAGTGGGCGCGGAAGTGCAGCTACAGCGTTCATCAAGGCTGGCGGACATAAAGGGTGGCTGGCAGCAGGACTACTGCAAGTACTGACACCGTTTATCATCCTTTCCTTTTACGTGATCATTGCAGGCTGGACACTCCAGTATGCGATCACATCTTTCAGTGGTAGTCTGTTTAGTAACGCGGATTTTGGTGGACAATTTGATTCCTTTATCGGTGGTTATATGCCGATTGTATGGCAACTCGTTTCGGTTCTGATCACAGGCTGGATTGTAGCTAAAGGGGTCTCTAACGGAATTGAAAAGTTTAATAAAGTGCTCATACCAGCGATGCTGGTCTTGCTTATTATACTGATGATTCGAGCTATTACGTTGCCAGGAGCAGGTGCAGGGGTTTCCTTCTTCCTGAATCCAGACTTCTCTCAATTAACGACCGAATCGGCACTGGTTGCACTCGGACATGCTTTCTTCTCGCTATCTCTCGGGATGGGTATTCTCGTGACGTATGGTTCGTATGTTGATAAAAATCAATCCCTTGGCGCTGCGACAGTAGCTGTTGGCGCGGGTGACCTCATCTATGCCTTTATCGCCGGTTTGATTATTTTCCCAACAACGTTCTCGTTTGGTATCGCACCGGATCAAGGGCCTAAACTGATCTTCGTTGCGCTGCCTGCTGCATTCTCGGCGATGCCACTCGGCTTCCTGTTTGGCGGATTGTTCTTCATCTTATTGGCTATTGCAGCATTAACATCAGCCGTATCCTTGCTGGAAGTGCCAGTTAAGTATTTCATGGAAAGATTGTCTTGGAGCCGCAGCCGTGCGGTATGGGTTATTTCACTCGCGGTCTTCATCGTGGGTCTTCCTTCAGCTCTGTCGATGGGACTCGTGCCTGAGTTTAACATTAACGGGACAAACCTGTTCGATTGGATGGACTTCATGGCTTCTAACATCATGCTTCCTGTCGGTGGGTTACTTGTAACCATATTTGCCGGTTACTTCTGGAAGACAGCAGCAGAAGCTTCCGGTCTGAAATCAGGCTGGTTCAAAGTTTGGCTGTTCATGCTGCGCTATGTGGCACCAATTCTGGTACTTCTGGTGTTGCTGCACACATCCGGTATTATTCACTTCTAA
- the greA gene encoding transcription elongation factor GreA, producing MANDEVILTQEGLEKLEDELRELKTVKRKELAERLKLAISYGDLKENSEYHSAKDDQAFMETRVLILEKMLKNARVITADNMDSNKVGVGSTVLLNDIEFAEKIEYKLVGPAEADVTDNKISYESPLGKELMGKEVGSVIHVNAPMGVIKYELLEIRI from the coding sequence ATGGCTAATGATGAAGTGATTTTGACGCAGGAAGGCTTGGAAAAGCTGGAGGACGAGCTACGGGAATTAAAGACAGTTAAGCGTAAAGAGTTGGCCGAGCGTCTGAAACTCGCGATTAGTTACGGTGACCTGAAGGAAAATAGTGAGTATCATTCAGCCAAAGATGATCAGGCATTTATGGAAACCCGCGTTTTGATTCTAGAGAAAATGTTGAAGAATGCACGAGTGATTACGGCGGACAACATGGACTCGAACAAAGTGGGCGTTGGCTCCACAGTGTTGCTGAATGACATTGAGTTCGCAGAAAAGATTGAATATAAACTCGTCGGACCTGCCGAAGCTGACGTTACAGATAACAAAATTTCGTACGAAAGCCCGCTTGGTAAAGAACTGATGGGCAAAGAAGTGGGTAGTGTCATTCATGTTAATGCCCCGATGGGCGTTATCAAGTATGAGTTGCTCGAAATTCGCATCTAA
- a CDS encoding DUF6688 family protein produces the protein MIATLQFLGLFLIIPAASGWVMLNSFIKKAAGNGRIFLTVCEIFIMGFTVVGFAIGIAFDASGVNGGEPLSVYEDTGNSASNYATISHYSLPVFITTHIVGLLAYILLFSRSNKLSPIVYTLCNSALVLSIVWGIAYITHTGLSWYYETGLLITFSVLTLQSSYLSLIFLYVGRLKRSWDGFVQAHVEGQSLLTDMEHLPGWQRFLYRHISRFRTAPLVWVILMFPLQLVIQLILVLFGQRPDSAIRTFLDTSSYNYSRLPIPPPDIIPGSGHYLCTVAAGGHAKWVKPVRDGIRHGHVIKVNRQLMIANAFEHVLEQYTPRFHRLVRGLYDRYGYPVSKHIRSRWTADLVYLLMKPLEWIFLLVLYTTDKHPENRIHIQYSEMRGKFTKF, from the coding sequence TTGATTGCTACACTTCAATTCCTAGGCTTGTTTCTAATTATTCCGGCTGCATCAGGATGGGTTATGCTGAATAGTTTCATCAAGAAGGCGGCTGGGAATGGACGAATATTCCTCACCGTATGCGAAATTTTTATAATGGGATTTACAGTCGTTGGCTTTGCCATAGGCATAGCCTTCGATGCTTCAGGTGTTAACGGGGGAGAACCACTGTCTGTGTATGAAGATACAGGCAATTCGGCTTCCAACTATGCGACGATCAGCCACTACAGTCTTCCTGTATTTATTACGACTCATATCGTTGGTTTGTTGGCGTATATCCTGCTGTTTAGTCGCTCAAATAAACTCTCGCCAATCGTCTACACACTATGCAACAGCGCTCTCGTTCTCAGTATTGTCTGGGGAATCGCCTATATCACGCATACAGGTCTATCCTGGTATTACGAAACAGGGTTGCTCATCACGTTTTCCGTACTTACATTACAGAGCAGTTACCTATCGCTCATATTCCTATATGTCGGTCGCCTGAAGCGCTCGTGGGATGGTTTTGTACAGGCTCATGTTGAGGGACAAAGTTTGCTAACGGATATGGAGCATCTGCCTGGATGGCAACGATTCCTGTATCGGCACATCAGTCGTTTTCGCACTGCACCGCTTGTCTGGGTGATTCTCATGTTCCCGCTACAACTGGTGATCCAGCTCATTCTTGTCTTATTTGGTCAGCGACCTGACAGTGCCATTCGGACCTTCCTGGATACGAGCAGCTACAATTACTCTCGTCTCCCCATCCCACCGCCTGATATCATTCCGGGAAGTGGACACTATTTGTGCACCGTTGCGGCTGGTGGACATGCCAAATGGGTCAAACCAGTGCGAGATGGCATACGACACGGCCACGTTATTAAAGTGAATCGACAATTAATGATCGCAAATGCTTTTGAACATGTATTGGAACAGTACACGCCCCGATTCCATCGGCTCGTTCGTGGGTTATATGATCGCTATGGCTATCCGGTGAGTAAACATATTCGTTCCCGCTGGACAGCGGATCTTGTCTATCTGCTCATGAAACCTCTGGAATGGATCTTCTTACTGGTTCTATATACAACAGACAAACATCCAGAGAACCGAATTCATATTCAATATAGCGAAATGAGAGGCAAGTTTACGAAATTTTAG